In Clostridium sp. DL-VIII, the following proteins share a genomic window:
- a CDS encoding methionine ABC transporter permease, which yields MTTITGTQIIKAIIETLQMVSVSLLVGSLLGIPLGILLVITNKGGIIKNKAIYSALNNVINIVRSVPFIILLAAIVPFTRLIVGTSIGTKAAIVPLIIYIIPYIARLIENSLLEVNDGIIEAAESMGATPVQIIWHFLLPEAMGSLILSLTTATIGLIGATAMAGTIGAGGIGDVAISYGYQRFDTKVILITVIILIIFVQAIQNFGNKLARKVRRH from the coding sequence ATGACAACAATAACCGGAACGCAGATTATTAAGGCTATTATTGAAACTTTACAAATGGTAAGTGTATCGCTTTTGGTTGGATCCCTTTTGGGAATTCCTCTTGGAATATTGCTTGTTATTACTAATAAGGGAGGAATTATTAAGAACAAGGCTATATACTCAGCGTTAAATAATGTGATTAATATTGTTCGTTCAGTACCATTTATAATTTTGCTTGCAGCAATTGTTCCATTTACAAGACTTATTGTTGGAACTTCAATTGGAACGAAAGCAGCAATTGTTCCGCTTATAATATATATAATTCCTTATATTGCAAGGCTTATAGAAAATTCTTTGCTGGAAGTTAATGATGGGATAATTGAGGCTGCAGAGTCAATGGGGGCAACGCCAGTACAAATAATATGGCATTTTCTTTTACCAGAGGCAATGGGATCTTTAATTTTATCGCTGACAACAGCAACAATTGGATTAATTGGAGCAACTGCAATGGCAGGAACCATCGGAGCTGGGGGAATAGGTGATGTGGCTATTTCTTATGGATATCAAAGATTTGATACAAAAGTAATCCTCATTACGGTAATAATATTAATAATTTTTGTCCAAGCCATTCAGAATTTTGGAAATAAATTAGCTAGAAAGGTGAGAAGGCATTAA
- a CDS encoding MetQ/NlpA family ABC transporter substrate-binding protein: MKKNIFTKIIIGLTTSLFALGLAGCGSSASTASTDTKATEKKDLTIGISPGPYSELFTSAVKPILEKNGYTIKEVNFSDLRQADVALTEGSIDFNVDQHSAYANNFNKETNNKLTPITPIPTVPAGIFSNKHTSIDQVAKGQKVAIPNDPSNTARAFRLLKKAGWIKLKEDANPTTLTINDVSENTYDLDITLMDSAQIPRALDDIDFAVLPGSMVYASKIDPSKSLLSEDVSKELQLQVVVDEKNKDSKWAKDIVEAYKSKDFKDYMAEHNKNNYWFIPDEIK, encoded by the coding sequence ATGAAAAAGAATATATTTACTAAAATTATTATAGGACTAACAACAAGTCTGTTTGCTTTGGGGTTAGCAGGATGCGGAAGTAGTGCAAGTACTGCAAGTACTGATACAAAAGCTACAGAAAAGAAGGATTTAACAATCGGAATATCCCCTGGACCTTATAGTGAACTATTCACTAGTGCTGTTAAGCCTATATTAGAGAAGAATGGTTATACAATTAAAGAAGTGAATTTTTCAGATTTGAGACAAGCTGATGTAGCATTAACAGAAGGAAGTATTGATTTTAATGTAGATCAGCACAGTGCATATGCAAATAATTTTAATAAAGAAACTAATAATAAACTAACTCCAATTACGCCTATTCCAACAGTTCCAGCAGGAATTTTTTCAAATAAGCATACTTCAATTGATCAAGTAGCTAAAGGTCAAAAAGTAGCAATTCCTAATGATCCATCAAATACAGCAAGAGCTTTTAGACTGCTAAAAAAAGCTGGATGGATTAAATTAAAGGAAGATGCAAACCCAACAACATTAACTATAAATGATGTCAGTGAAAATACTTATGATCTTGATATAACACTAATGGATTCTGCACAAATTCCACGTGCATTAGATGATATAGACTTTGCAGTACTTCCAGGAAGTATGGTTTATGCATCTAAAATAGATCCTTCAAAATCATTATTATCAGAAGATGTTAGTAAAGAATTACAGCTTCAAGTGGTTGTTGATGAAAAGAACAAAGATAGCAAGTGGGCAAAGGATATAGTAGAGGCCTATAAATCTAAGGATTTCAAAGATTATATGGCAGAACACAATAAGAATAATTACTGGTTTATACCAGATGAAATAAAATAA
- a CDS encoding amidohydrolase, which yields MMDKIEKRIIDIIDKNREKIISFATDIYIHPELGYKEKRTSEKVLEILKENSEEIETNLAITGIKGYLKRRNTEKINLALIGELDAVVSPDNPFADKKTGACHACGHHTQLAGIIGAAIALSDDEIKNSLDGNVVFFAVPAEEYGEIEFKLSLKEKNLIKYGGGKSELIRIGAFNDIDLSVVHHSDPTGADIVVGDSTSNGFVSKVTKYKGKASHAAGTPHLGINAVNASSLGLNAIAYQRETFKDEDSVRVHSIITKGGGLVNVIPDEVVIESLVRAKNVEAIRDANRKVDRAFKSGALAVGAEIEIITGPGYLPVIPLKPSKEILEIAHEILPNGMVEEADPNKHTAGSSDVGDLTHIMPVLKFATGGVEGGLHSEYFKVVNDEIAYIATAKIMALTAYRLLKEKAKEAKKIKEEFKPKFTIDEYKKYMESFEEIFKGDYKNE from the coding sequence ATGATGGATAAAATTGAAAAAAGGATTATAGATATTATTGATAAAAATAGAGAGAAAATTATTTCTTTTGCAACAGATATATATATACATCCAGAACTTGGATATAAGGAAAAGAGAACATCAGAAAAGGTATTGGAAATTTTAAAAGAGAATAGTGAAGAAATTGAAACCAATCTTGCAATTACTGGTATAAAGGGGTATTTAAAGAGGAGAAATACAGAAAAGATAAATTTGGCATTAATTGGAGAATTAGACGCTGTTGTATCACCAGATAACCCATTTGCTGATAAAAAAACAGGAGCTTGTCACGCATGCGGGCATCATACTCAATTGGCAGGAATCATAGGAGCAGCAATTGCGTTGTCAGATGATGAAATAAAGAATTCATTAGATGGAAATGTAGTGTTTTTTGCGGTACCTGCTGAAGAGTATGGTGAAATAGAGTTTAAACTTTCATTAAAAGAAAAGAATTTAATTAAGTATGGAGGAGGTAAAAGCGAGCTTATTAGAATAGGAGCATTTAATGATATAGACCTTTCTGTAGTACATCATTCTGATCCTACAGGAGCAGATATTGTAGTAGGAGATAGTACAAGCAATGGATTCGTATCAAAAGTTACAAAATATAAAGGAAAAGCATCTCATGCAGCAGGAACACCACATTTAGGTATTAATGCTGTAAATGCAAGTTCACTGGGTTTGAATGCAATAGCATATCAAAGAGAAACTTTTAAAGATGAAGATTCAGTTAGAGTTCATTCAATAATAACTAAAGGAGGAGGATTGGTGAATGTAATTCCTGATGAGGTAGTAATTGAAAGTTTAGTCAGAGCAAAGAATGTTGAAGCTATTAGAGATGCTAACAGAAAAGTCGATAGAGCCTTTAAGTCTGGAGCTTTAGCAGTTGGAGCGGAGATAGAGATAATTACGGGACCAGGTTATCTTCCAGTAATACCTCTAAAGCCATCAAAAGAAATTTTAGAAATAGCACATGAGATACTGCCTAATGGAATGGTTGAGGAAGCTGATCCTAATAAACATACAGCAGGTTCTAGTGATGTTGGAGATTTGACTCATATTATGCCAGTATTAAAATTTGCAACAGGAGGAGTTGAAGGTGGATTACATTCAGAATATTTCAAGGTAGTAAATGATGAAATAGCTTATATTGCTACTGCAAAAATCATGGCTTTAACGGCCTATAGATTACTAAAAGAAAAAGCAAAGGAAGCTAAGAAAATTAAGGAAGAGTTTAAACCTAAGTTTACTATTGATGAATATAAGAAATATATGGAGAGTTTTGAGGAGATATTTAAGGGCGATTATAAAAATGAATAA
- a CDS encoding hemerythrin family protein produces the protein MLEIGKRAYDIAIIDDGYDRYDEIMTIVDELLEYTKYHFEYEEKMLKEYNYDHIHDQEEEHGFYVYKIKEVASRDEKDIDDNQRKVILEIIDFLFEWISEHINVADRKYAIFLKIVE, from the coding sequence CTGCTTGAAATAGGAAAAAGAGCATATGATATTGCAATAATAGATGATGGATATGATAGATATGATGAAATAATGACAATAGTTGATGAGCTATTAGAATATACAAAATATCATTTTGAATATGAAGAAAAGATGCTTAAAGAATATAATTATGATCATATTCATGATCAGGAAGAAGAGCATGGATTTTATGTATATAAGATAAAAGAAGTTGCATCTAGAGATGAAAAAGATATAGATGATAATCAAAGAAAGGTGATCTTAGAAATTATCGATTTTCTATTTGAATGGATAAGTGAGCATATTAATGTTGCAGATAGAAAATATGCAATATTTCTAAAAATTGTTGAATAG